In one Arachis duranensis cultivar V14167 chromosome 9, aradu.V14167.gnm2.J7QH, whole genome shotgun sequence genomic region, the following are encoded:
- the LOC107466253 gene encoding peroxisomal membrane protein PMP22: protein MSDIVNVAWKKYLLQLQLHPLRTKAITAAFLAGFSDGVAQKIAGAKRLQLRRILLFMLYGFAYSGPFGHFLHKLMDKIFRGKTGNETVAKKVILEQITSSPWNNFLFMMYYGLVIEGRSWSTVTNKVKKDYPAVQLTAWRFWPIVGWVNYQYIPLQFRVIFHSFVASCWAIFLNLKARSTLATIKKA, encoded by the exons ATGTCTGACATAGTCAACGTTGCTTGGAAGAAATATCTCCTTCAGCTTCAGCTCCACCCCCTCAGGACAAAG GCAATTACTGCAGCATTTTTGGCTGGTTTTAGCGATGGAGTTGCACAGAAGATTGCTGGGGCTAAGAGGCTTCAGCTTAGAAGAATACTTCTCTTCATG CTCTATGGTTTTGCATACTCTGGACCCTTTGGACATTTTCTCCACAAATTGATGGATAAAATCTTTAGGGGGAAGACAGGCAATGAAACTGTTGCAAAGAAG GTGATCCTTGAACAGATAACTAGTTCCCCATGGAACAACTTTTTATTCATGATGTACTATGGCTTGGTTATAGAAG GAAGATCATGGAGCACAGTCACGAACAAAGTTAAGAAGGACTACCCTGCTGTTCAGTTGACTGCATGGAGG TTTTGGCCTATTGTTGGTTGGGTGAATTACCAGTATATACCTTTGCAGTTTCGTGTTATATTTCACAGCTTCGTTGCTTCCTGCTG GGCTATCTTTCTGAATCTGAAAGCAAGGTCTACACTAGCAACAATTAAGAAGGCTTAG